Proteins encoded together in one Lathyrus oleraceus cultivar Zhongwan6 chromosome 5, CAAS_Psat_ZW6_1.0, whole genome shotgun sequence window:
- the LOC127079653 gene encoding putative wall-associated receptor kinase-like 11: protein MSRCRHKPALLVGSFYAYLALKKRKLVKHKEHFFQQNGGLLLQQEIGKDRGSIETAQVFTIEELNESTNNFDEKKILGQGGQGIVYKGVLQDKRIVAIKKSKINDPNQIEPFINEVAVLSKINHGNVVKLLGCCLETEVPLLVYELIPNGTLYEHLHDQNQSIKLTWKTRLRIAKETAGVLAYLHSAASTPVIHRDVKSTNILLDDNLTAVFNFGALRIVPLDHTRITTLNFGVHNYI, encoded by the coding sequence ATGTCCAGGTGTCGGCATAAGCCTGCATTACTGGTTGGAAGCTTTTACGCTTATTTGGCATTGAAGAAAAGAAAGCTTGTTAAACATAAAGAACATTTTTTTCAACAAAATGGTGGCTTATTATTACAACAAGAGATAGGGAAGGACAGAGGGTCAATTGAAACAGCTCAAGTCTTCACTATTGAGGAGCTAAATGAATCAACCAACAACTTCGATGAAAAGAAGATCCTAGGCCAAGGTGGTCAGGGAATAGTTTACAAAGGGGTTTTACAAGATAAAAGAATTGTGGCAATAAAAAAGTCCAAAATCAATGACCCAAACCAGATTGAGCCGTTCATCAATGAAGTGGCTGTTCTTTCCAAAATCAACCATGGAAATGTGGTAAAGCTTTTGGGTTGTTGTTTAGAGACAGAAGTTCCCTTGCTTGTTTATGAATTGATTCCCAATGGTACATTATATGAGCATCTTCATGATCAAAACCAATCCATAAAGCTTACGTGGAAAACAAGATTAAGAATAGCAAAAGAAACGGCTGGTGTCCTGGCATACTTGCATTCTGCTGCTTCTACACCAGTCATACATAGAGATGTGAAATCTACAAATATACTACTAGATGACAATCTCACTGCCGTTTTTAATTTTGGAGCTTTACGGATTGTTCCACTTGATCATACTCGCATAACCACTCTTAATTTTGGGGTCCACAATTATAtataa